TAGTTGGTCTGCCTAATGGTCGAAAAGTATAACCCAGAAAGTCAAATCTTACACTTCGATGTGCTTCAGTATGTATATGATTTTTGCAGTAAACTATACGCGTCTTTTCCTCATTCAGCATCAACCGACAATCTATCATCCTCCTGGTAATTGCACCTTTGATGAAATTTGCCTGTTTTTCTGTCGTACAGTGTATAATTGCATCGTCACAATACCGTTCAAAAGGCATGTTTGAGTGATTCTTTTCCATCCATTTATCAAATACAAAGTGAAGGAAGATGTTAGCTAGTAGCGGGCTTATTACTCCTCCCTGAGGAGTGCCCTTTTCCCCACGTCTAACTTCTCCGTTACACATAATTCCAGCCTTAAGCCATCGCTTAATATACATTAGAATCCATTTCTCTTTTGTATACCACTCGATTGCCTTCAACAACAGTTCGTGATCTATACTATCAAAAAACGCTCGAATATCAATATCAACCACCCAACTATAATAACCACACCGTGCAGTGGCTTTCTCCAAGGCCTGATGTGCATTCTTACCGGGACGATATCCATAACTATCCTCATGGAAGCTGCCTTCCACGATAGGTTCAAGATAATTTTTCACAACCTGTTGAGCTATGCGATCTGATATTGTAGGTATGCCAAGAATACGCACACCGCCAGATTTCTTTGGAATTTCAACGCTTTTCACAACTGGCGGGTAATAACATCCAGATGTCATTCTGTTCCAAATCCGGTATAGATTCTTTGACGCATCAATCGAAAAATCTTCTATACTTTCTCCGTCGATTCCACCACTTGCATTATTTTCCTTTACTTTCTTGTAAGCATCCAGTACCATTTTCTTGGTCACCGGATGTTGCTTTGTTTCATAATAATCAATCATCCATTTTACTGTTGTTGGTTTTATAAAACTAATCTGGCTAAGCCCTTCCCTCCACAGCCATTACAGCAGCTTCAATAGTACTACGACTTAGTCCGCCTCTGTACAGGATATTGGTATTTAACCTTGCGGTGTCTCCGCTTGAATTGTTCCCTTTGCACTCCTGTACAAATTCCCTTGTTCCATTAAATCGCCTGATTTAGTGTCCTGCTACCTATGTACCGCCTGTCATCTAGCCAACACCAGGTTACTGTCGCTAAACTTAATTTGTAGGTAAGAAACTGTTACCTGCTTTCGACAGAATAAGTGCGATATCGATACTTTACTATGGCAGTTCACTTTCGTTCAGCTCACTAAATCTTACCTGACAGATTAATTCTGCCTTTTCCCCTATCGCTCAACACCTTTTCCTTTCGTCCAAAGCATCATAGGGTGGTTTGTAAGGTATGCCTGTCATCCCTTACGGTGGGCCTGCCACCATCAATCTAACAGCATGTAACTTTTCATGTTACTTCAAGGCACACTGTCTCATCAGCCTGCAAATAGTCAGCGTTGAGTACTTCTGTTACCAGCGCTCTGTAAATAGGAGTAATTAACGCAGCTGTCTTAGCAAAACCATCACTCAGCGTTGAGTATGGTAGCTTTATACCATCTCTTTCCAGACGTTGTTGCTGGCGATGCACGGGGAGATGATCGCAGATCTTCTCAACAACCAGTTGAGCCAGTAAGCCTGGCCCCATCATCGATTTTGCAACTGGTAATGTTGGCAAAGGTCCAACAATAATTTTTGACGACGTCTCATCCGCAGATGGGAGAAGGTACTTGTTACGGATGTAACGGACTACATAAATTTCAGCGGGTTTGTATTCCAGCACTTCAGTTTCAGTGGTGCCAATATGTTTACTACCAGCTGGTATATGGTCCGGATCTATAATTACATCTTCTCTTCGTAAGTGAGATGGTATGGTATGACGGCTATCTCTCCCTTGAGTCGCATCTTGTTTTACAACTTTCACATAAGTCACCTTCTTTGCTTCTAACACGTTGCAAACAGCAGCAGATTGTTCTGTTGGAATATCGAGTGCCAGTTGATTCTTATCTGCGGGAATAAATCGCTCCTGGCGAACTCCGAAAATCATCTTCTTGAGCTGATTCAATTCATGCTGCAGCTGCTCAACCTTGTTGATGGCAGACTCATAGAGCTGTTTGTAATCATTATCTTCTGCTGACGTACTCATTGCAATTGCAATGTTATCACATGTAAATCAATTATTTGTTAGCGCGATGTTAATGATCGGCAGATTGTCGAAAATACCGCCTGCGGTACTGGACTTTATCCATCTGAATGCCTTGCAGAATAAGCATCAATTGTGTAGAAGTAAGCGAGGATTGTACGCCACCTGGTTTGGGAATCTCAAATGTTCCCTTCTCAAGCCGCTTGTAATAAATCGCAAATCCATCTTGCTGCCATTGAAGTAGCTTGATATGTGTAGCTCTGCGGTTAAAGAAAATATAGACATCTCCGGTTAAAGGATCCAGATGCATCTGTTGATTGACAATAGCCGCCAGTTTGTAAAAGCTATTACTTATCATGATTGGCCGAGTATACAGAAAATACCTGCATGAGGACGAGAGTGCCAGCATTTATTTACTGTTTAGTAGCTCTTTTAGCATGTCTGTATTGACCGCCGAATGAAAAATTATCCTGTTACCTGATAAAGATACCACCTCCGCGAATGGAAGTGCAATATCTGGTATACTCGCCTTAGAAGGTGTCAGCTGAATGAAATGTTTTCGTCTGGGAACTTTTGCAGGAGTGGCAAACTGCTTCCTCCAGTTCTTGAGCATGGAGACCGTGATTCCATGATTATCACAAAACACTTGCATCTTTACGTTTGACTGGCTCCATTGCATCGCGATATTCTTCTTCTCCGATATTGTAAATGAACGTATCGTGGAATTATTGGATGGTTGCATACAGCGCATATTTAAACAACGCAAACATAAACCCTCAGACTTACATGCCGAAGATGCTGTCTACCGGAACCTTACAAAACAGTATCTATATCGAGCAGAACTACAAAGCCTGCTTTGGAATGTTGATGCTGCAGAAGAAATATGGTTCAGACAGGTTAGAGGCTGCCTGCAATAGAGCATTGACTGGCACTCGCGTAAACTATACGCTCATTAAAAACATCCTTGAGAGAGGAATGGATAAATCGGTTCCTGCTTCAGAAGTATCATCTATACCTCTGCATGATAATATAAGAGGTAAAGACCACTATCAATAATCAGTAAATAATAAACAAAAATGAACACGGCACAAACACTCCAACAAATGCAATCACTTCGCCTACAGGGCATGTTCCAGGCGTATCAGACTCAATTAGACCTACCCATGAATCAACAACTTGAAGGTCATGACATGATTGCCCATCTGGTACAATCAGAAGAGCAAAATCGTCTTAATGAGAAGACCGCATATTACCTGAAACTGGCCAAGCTGCGTCTGCCAGCAACCATTGAACAAATAGATTGTAGTCCCAGACGCAATTTAAGCAAACAGCAGCTCGCACTACTAAGTGAGGGCCGCTATTTACAGCAGGGAGAGAATGTACTGATTACAGGCGCAACTGGTTGCGGAAAAAGCCACCTGGCATGTGCCTTAGGGCATCAGGCATGCCTTCAGGGTTATAAAACAACTTACTTGAACATGAACCGTCTTATTGAGAAGGTCACCTTATCTAAACTTGACGGATCCTACATTAAACTGCTCAATCACCTGGAACGACAAACCTTGATCGTGCTGGACGACTTTGGCTTAACGCCAATGACACAGGAAATCCGGCTTACATTGCTCCAACTACTTGAAGATCGCTATGGTAAGAAAAGCATCATCGTCACATCACAACTACCGGTCTCTAAATGGCATGAGTACATTAACGATCCAACGTTAGCTGATGCAATCCTTGACAGAATGACAGCAAATGCACATCGTATTGAACTAAAGGGAGACTCTATGAGGAGAAAAAAGGCATCTGAGAATCAGTAACACATCGTATTTTTACACAGCCTCAAGCTCTTACTTTTATTGCCTGCTTCGCAGGTGGGTCAACATCCCAGAATAGTGGGTCAACATGACCAGAATTTACAACAAGCAGCATGACAAGCAGAAATTGTCGAAACTCACAACAGATTCCCGTCTTAAATGCTCAATCGGGAAATTACAGACATTACTCTCAGCAGCCGAAAATCGGGCGCGTTTTAAATGGCAGATCTAAAAATGTAAACTTGTCAGTCCTGACAGGAGTACAGGAAAAATATCTGAAAATTTCTTCTCCCCCCTTTTCCCCTCTTATTACCTCTTTCTTTCTGCTCTCCCTGGAAACAGTTCATTTAAGACCACAACACTGTGCCACGGCACGCACATTGATCATCGTAAACCTATAACCCAAAAGCCACAACGATATGAAAATAGGATCTTACCTAAATAGAACAAAGGACAAAAGAATCTACTTTTATGATTATGGGCGGAAACCTGGACAACGACCAGGACTAGGAGTATTTACTTATGCCAAACCTAAGACCCAAACTGAAAAGAATCATAACAAGCAGGTATTAGATTTAATAGAGGTTAAGAAGAGCCAGACAATAATAGAGCAGCAGTCAATTGGCACTGCCTATATTCCCCAACATAAATTCAAGGCAAACTTTCTCGATTATTACGAAGAATACATTGAACAACATAAGGTCGATGGTAATCGAGCACTGCAAAATAGCTTTAAACCTCTAAAAAATGTATAGCCTAATAATTAGAGAAAAAATACTTTTATCAAGACTTACAAAGTAGCTAAACTCGTTATTATTATTTTAAGATAATACTACGTATTAAGATGATAGGATGTATATTTTTAATGCCGCACGACATGTACTAGTTAATACTTGATCTAGCACTTTTTTTGCTATAATTGGTGTCCGTTGTTTTGCTCTTAATCCTAATGCTATCAACTGCCTCTTTTAACGACAAATACTCGGTCTGCAATTGTATAGTTGTTCTTTCCGTTTTATACTGTCTTGTTCTAAGGCTATCAATCTGACTTGTTAACTGCTGAATGGCCTGATCAGGATGTGTTGATTTCTCCTTACCTATAAAAATGCTTGTTATAAAAAAAATTAGCCCTGCTAAACAGAAGAGAGCCTGCCAGTTAAATGCATCTTTGGTGGTGTGAATATACCAGTTTCCACTATAGCCGTCGACCCTTGCCTTATTAATTCCCTTCCCACCAGCAACTATACTTGCCACAAAGGAAATAAAGGACAAGCCAGCTAAAAAATAATACCAAAAATGAACCTCTCTTTTGTCAATTATAAAAACTGCAAAAGCCCCCAGCACTGTAATCATTGCCAACGCAGCACTTATTAGCTGCGAGCTAATTGTAATGCCGATATTTACGGCTTCTCTCTTATCTTCATTCATTATCCCCAGATTTCAATTCTTGTTGTACGAAGTTGTGTCCAGATACGATTTATAGCCTCCATAATTGCGTGACCGCTAATATCCTCCCCGAACTTCGTCACCGTGTTAAGCAATATTGTATTAATGTCCGATTTGATATCATCTATAAATCCCCTGAACTCTTTATTTGGGTAAAGGTTATTTCTGGATGTTCCTAAAACTTCGAGTACTGGCCTGATGATAAGTTGATGAAAATTCACAAGCAAGAAATACCGGGCATCTGCTCTTAGATGCCTGGCATTAACTGACTTGTCTATCGCATCAATCAACTCCTGTATTAAGCTTGCCTCTGTTATGCGCTCACCGCCAAGGGAAAACATTTCACTCCCCAAATACTTTCGATGATCGGTTAGGCTGTCAATGCTTACAGACGAGCTATATGTCTCATATAATCCTTGATAAGCATTATTGAATTCTTTATTCATAGTACAGTAACTAGTGTTATAGCTATGTAAATTAATGATTTTTCCAACGCTTTATCACCACCGACTCAAATGATTTTATTTAACGAACACATGCAATCGTTTAAATTAAAAATGTATATTGTGATATTGGCCTCCAAAGAACTATCAATTCCCATATATCAAACCAATGACTACTTACATAATTTTAAGCTCTCTTTTAACCATTTTACTATTAATTATCTGCGGCTATTTACTCTATCGGCAAAAAGAGGTAGAGAGTAGTATAAACACAAGCGTAACAACCAGAAATACTTCAAATCTTCATACAAACCCTATTAACTGGAAGGTGCGTCTCCTTATTATTATTGCAATAATTCTTGTAATAGGCTCGTTTTTCGCCCCCATTATATTTACCCGATCTGCTGCCAGCACAGATCTTATCTTTTTGCAAACTGGTCAAATTGGTGATACTATTGGAGGTTTAATGAACCCATTTATCACCATAGCCGGTGTAATTGTAACGGGGCTCGCGTTCTACATTCAGTACAAAGCCAATCTTCAGCAAAGAGAACTCTTTATGCTGGAGCTGGCAGAAAACAAAGATCAGTTGCAGAAGCAGATTGAGAATCAAAACAACCAAAATAAGATTCAACAGTTTGAATCACAATTTTACGAGATGCTAAAACTGCATAGAGAAAACGTAACTGAAATGAAGATTGAAGGCCGATAATCCTGTAGTACCAACAATAGGTAGGAAGGTAATGATATTCGAGGGAGACAGTATTGATTATTATGGAATCTTAGTTTATCAGTCTGATACTATAGATCAAAAGATCACCACTGTTCGGAATCATTTGAAAAATAATGGCTTTAAAAACACAGAAATCTTTCTTTCGACGGAAAGTAAATATTATCTGATTGTTTATGGTTTTGCTTGCCTTGGTAATAAGACTAAGAGGGTAACGCAGCGAATAAAGAAATTGATGAATAAGGAAGAACTGCCGATTAAACCCATCGATTTGACAACCATATCCCAAGAAGGATTTGTTGTTCATCCACCTACCTCCAATTCAATATTCCAATATTTTAAACCGCGAATACTAGTTGCCGAAAAATCCTAGTATCACAATAATCGAGGTCAAAGGCGTAATTTTTCGCACACCGGAAAAATGTAAACTGTTAATAACCAGAACCAGTTGGTTCAATAACACTCCGCCACTGGGCACGAAAAATAGGGAATCCGCTCTAGTAGCGGATTCCCTATTTTATGTAATTTCCCTCTATTTTTTATTAATTGATTGTCAATCCATAACAGGTTCGATTATCGTTCATCTCTTGTAGCAGAGATTCAGCCCCATTTCCTGTCTTATTTTCTATTTCTCAATACTAAACATAATAGACTTGAAAAACCGGTTTTTTCCCCATAGAAGTTTGTTTTTCCATTAAAGCGAAATACTTAAATTCGTAATCGCTAAGTTTCCATCTTTGCTCTGTTGTCTTATTTTGATTTTAAATAACTAATCACGGCGTTTTTATATCAACTTTCATATTCCCGAATAAAACTTTATAACTAACTATCAACCTGAACCTTTAAAGAGGCTATTTTCTAGATCATTTACAAATGAACACAACAATTATTTATTGAAAGTAGCAGTTCAAAGAAAAATGGGGCTATCATAAAAGAAATTACAACTAGCTCACCTAACTTAAATTCGTCCAATATACATAAAGACTTCGGGGAGCTATAAGATCAACTATTAACTGTTGATCTAACAGTTCCGTCTGAAGTGGATATATAGATTATAAGCATATAAAATTTCGTAGAAATCGAAAAACTAAACCCCTTAAAAATAGATGTATGGTAGATTTTAAAAAGAAACTAGGCAAAAAAGAACCCGAAAAGAAAACTGATCCCATTGAAATTTATAAAAACTTAGATCGCAGCAGCATAACGGGACCGTTAAGACCCGGACAGGAGAAAATTTTATCTACGTGGTATCAATCTCATGTCAATGATAAAGACCTGATTATTAAACTTCATACAGGAGAAGGTAAAACACTCATAGGCCTATTAATACTTCTCTCGAAGTTAAATAACGGGTTAGGTCCTGCACTATACGTTTGCCCGAATGTTTATCTCGTACAGCAGGCATGTGCTGAAGCAGCAAAATTTGGGATTCCATTTTGCGTTATTGGGGATGACGGGGTTCCAGCAGAATTCTTGGATGGTCAACGTATTTTAATAACTCATATCCAAAAATTATTTAACGGTAAGAGTATTTTCGGTATCGGGAACAACTACACTCCCATAAAAAATATAATTCTAGATGATTCACACGCATGCATAGACGCAATAAAAAGTTCTTTCACTATAACCTTAAAACGCGGCTCTAATAAAGCATACGAAAAATTCACAGCTCTGTTCGATGAAGATGTTAATAAGCAAGGTGAAGGCCGCTGGCTTGAAATAAAAGATGGTGACAATGACTCTATTATGCCAATACCATATTGGGCGTGGATAGAAAGAAAAGACGAAGTACTGTCTATATTAAATGAATTCAAGGAATTAGACGAGGTAAAGTTTGTATGGCCCATCATAAGAGATCGCATCGCCGACTGTCAAGCCTTTATAACAGGCAGTCAAATTGAAATTTCTCCATATTTTGTTCCATTACATGAATTTAACTCTTTTAATAAAGCAGAACAACGAATACTAATGTCAGCAACAACTCAGGATGATTCCTTTTTTATAAAAGGACTGGGATTTGATGTTGACGCAATAAGAAATCCGCTAACCAATGGAGGGAGTTTATGGTCAGGTGAAAAAATGATACTTCTTCCTTACCTAATAAACGAAGAATTTACTAGGACGCGAATAATTAATGCTGTTGCTCCCCCAAATGATTCAAGGAAAGTCGGCTTTGTATCCTTGGTACCAAGCTTTCAAAAATCAGATCATTATAGAGATTTGGGAGCAAAAGTAGCATCCACAAAATCAATTTTTGAAGACGTAAAACTGCTTAAAAGTGGAAGTGCTCGAGAAACATTAGTTATTGCTAATAGGTATGATGGAATAGATCTCCCTGATGACGCGTGTCGGCTATTAATTATTGACTCATTGCCTATCTCGACTTCGTTACTGGATAGATATGAGGAAATGTGCCGGGTGAATAGCGAATTGATTAATATAAAGGTTGCACAAAAAATAGAACAGGGGTTGGGAAGAAGTGTTAGAGGTGAAAAGGATTTTAGCGTAATTCTACTAATTGGTCCTGATTTAGTAAAGTTCGTTAGAACTTCTCGTACAAGTAAATTATTCTCAACCCAGACACGTAAACAGATCGAGATAGGACTGGAAATTTCAGATGAGGCAAGTAAAGAATTTGATGAGAACAATATGATGAAAGTTGTAAACGACCTTATCAAACAATGTCTTTCAAGAGACGAGGGTTGGAAGGAGTTCTATATAGAGGAAATGAATAAAATTAAAACCGATCCACCTAAAGAAAACTTGTATCACATATTGAAACTGGAGAGAGATGCCGAATTCGCCTTCTATATGAAAAGACCAGATAAGGCCTGTGAAATTATGCAAAAAATAGTGGATAATTTCTCCGATAACGATCAACGAGAAGAGCGAGGTTGGTACCTTCAGCAACTGGCCCGTTATAAATACTTCGTATCGAAAACCGATTCAGCAAAACTACAAGAATCTGCATTTTCGAACAATACAAGTCTCATGAAACCTCTAAATGGAATAGCCTATAAAAAAATGGAGTATATCAGTGGTGAGAGGCTAAAAAGAATTAAAGACTGGTTTAAACAATATGTTTCATACGAAGAAGTGTCACTAGCGGTCCAGAATATTTTAGATAATTTCTCCTTTGGCCAACCGGCAGAAGTTTTCGAGCGAGCACTAGATGAATTAGGCAAAATGCTAGGATTTGTATGTCAAAGACCGGATCAGACAATAGGAAAAGGACCGGATAATTTATGGGGAGGTGTCATGGACAAATTCATCCTTTTTGAATGCAAGAGTGAAGTAAAAGCTGAAAGAGAATCAATCACAAAACATGAAGCGGGTCAAATGAATAGTCATTGCGGATGGTTCAAAAAAGAGTATGGAGATGAAGTACAAGTAACCAATATTATGGTAATCGATACAAAAGATTTATCATACTATGGAGATTTCACACATCCTGTTGTAATTATGCGTAAGGGCATGCTCAATAAATTTAAGCGTAACATAAAATCTTATATTTTAGAATTTCACAAATACAGTATTCACGAATTGGATGATGATACAATTCAAGGTTTCCTAATGCATCATCAATTGCTACCAGATAATATGGTTTCATATACTGAAAAATTCAAGCACCTTAGCAGCAATCCCCGGTAATAGATTCGCCGTCAAAATCTATCTTATAGTACTAACCCCATAATAACTAATAACAATTGGTTCGAAAGCGCTCCGCTACTGGGCACGTAATGGCTCTGTAATCAATTGATTTACAGGGCCATTTTTAATTTATGCTTGTCAATATTTCACAGGTTTTAACCCTTTCTACCACTATTATTGACAGTCAATTGACAAGCAGAAATTCTCTTACTTCACAACAGATTCGCGTCCTAAGTGGTCAACCGGGAAATTACAGTAAGGTTCCGGTAGACAGCATCTTCGGCATGTAAGTCTGAGGGTTTATGTTTGCGTTGTTTAAATATGCCCTGTATGCAACCAACCAATAATTCCACGATACGTTCATTTACAATATCGGAGAAGAAGAATATCGCGATGCAATGGAGCCAATCAAACGTAAAGATGCAAGTGTTTTGTGATAATCATGGAATCACGGTCTCCATGCTCAAGAACTGGAGGAAGCAGTTTGCCACTCCTGCAAAAGTTCCCAGACGAAAACATTTCATTCAGCTGACACCTTCTAAGGCGAGTATACCAGATATTGCACTTCCATTCGCGGAGATGGTATCTTTATCAGGTAACAGGATAATTTTTCATTCGGCGGTCAACACAGACATGCTAAAAGAGCTACTAAACAGTAAATAAATGCTGGCACTCTCATCCTCATGCAGGTATTTTCTGTATACTCAGCCAATCATGATAAGTAGTAGCTTTTACAAACTGGCGGCTATTGTCAATCAACAGATGCATTTGGATCCTTTAACCGGGGATGTCTATATTTTCTTTAACCGCAGAGCTACACATATCAAGCTACTTCAATGGCAGCAAGATGGATTTGCGATTTATTACAAGCGGCTTGAGAAGGGAACATTTGAGATTCCTAAACCAGGTGGGGTACAACCCTCGCTTACTTCTACACAATTGATGCTTATTCTGCAAGGCATTCAGATGGATAAAATCCAGTACCGCAGGAGGTATTTTCGACAATCTGCCGATCATTAACATCGCGCTAACAAATAATCGATTTCCATTTGATAACATTGCAATTGCAATGAGTACGTCAGCAAAAGATAATGATTACAAACAGCTCTATGAGTCTGCCATCAACAAGGTTGAGCAGCTGCAGCATGAATTGAATCAGCTCAAGAAGATGATTTTCGGAGTTCGCCAGGAGCGATTTATTCCCGCAGATAAGAATCAACTGGCACTCGATATTCCAACAGAACAATCTGCTGCTGTTTGCAACGTGTTAGATGCAAAGAAGGTGACTTATGTGAAAGTTGTAAAACAAGATGCGACTCAGAGGAGAGATAGCAGTCATACCATACCATCTCACTTACGAAGAGAAGATGTAATTATAGATCCAGACCATATACCAGCTGGTAGTAAACATATTGGCACCACTGAAACTGAAGTGCTGGAATACAAACCCGCCGAAATTTATGTAGTCCGTTACATCCGTAACAAGTACCTTCTCCCATCTGCGGATGAGACGTCGTCAAAAATCATTGTTGGAACTTTACCAACATTACCGGTTACAAAATCGATGATGGGGCCAGGCTTACTGGCTCAACTGGTTGTTGAGAAGATCTGCGATCATCTCCCCGTGCATCGCCAGCAACAACGTCTGGAAAGAGATGGTATAAAGCTACCATACTCAACGCTGAGTGATGGTTTTGCTAAGACAGCTGCGTTAATTACTCCTATTTACAGAGCGCTGGTAACAGAAGTACTCAACGCTGACTATTTGCAGGCTGATGAGACATCGGTACCAGTGCTCGACAAGGATAAGAAAGGGAGCACTCATCGGGGGTATTACTGGCTCTATCAGGATAGTATTAACAAGCTGCTTGTCTTTGATTATCAACCCGGGCGTGGCCGGGAAGGACCCGCAGAAATGCTGAAAGATTTTTATGGTACGCTGCAAACAGACGCCTACTCTGCATATAATAGCATCGTTGATACCAATAATATAACATTGATCCACTGTCTTGCTCATGCAAGAAGGTACTTCTCTGACGCTATTTACAGCGACCGGGAAAGAGCAGAATATGTATTGGAACAGTTACAGCTCGTCTATCAGATTGAACGCGATAGCAGGGCGTTAAATCACGACAATGAAAAACGAGCAGCTTCAAGACAGAAGCAATCCTTACCTATACTGAAGAAATTAGGAAGCTGGATGGAAGACCAATACAAGCAGGTACTTCCACAAAGCCCGATAGGAAAAGCCCTTGCCTATAGTATAAAAC
The DNA window shown above is from Chitinophaga agri and carries:
- the ltrA gene encoding group II intron reverse transcriptase/maturase; this translates as MIDYYETKQHPVTKKMVLDAYKKVKENNASGGIDGESIEDFSIDASKNLYRIWNRMTSGCYYPPVVKSVEIPKKSGGVRILGIPTISDRIAQQVVKNYLEPIVEGSFHEDSYGYRPGKNAHQALEKATARCGYYSWVVDIDIRAFFDSIDHELLLKAIEWYTKEKWILMYIKRWLKAGIMCNGEVRRGEKGTPQGGVISPLLANIFLHFVFDKWMEKNHSNMPFERYCDDAIIHCTTEKQANFIKGAITRRMIDCRLMLNEEKTRIVYCKNHIHTEAHRSVRFDFLGYTFRPLGRPTKNGWKLMYFPCMSDSSKKAVRQKVREVVRRRFQGTILNIARILNPKIRGWYQYYCVYSKWTTHGLWYWLNLKLVRWIMENRKLGKGRAHRWLVRVYETNPRLFEHWSFIRPY
- a CDS encoding IS66 family transposase, translated to MSTSAEDNDYKQLYESAINKVEQLQHELNQLKKMIFGVRQERFIPADKNQLALDIPTEQSAAVCNVLEAKKVTYVKVVKQDATQGRDSRHTIPSHLRREDVIIDPDHIPAGSKHIGTTETEVLEYKPAEIYVVRYIRNKYLLPSADETSSKIIVGPLPTLPVAKSMMGPGLLAQLVVEKICDHLPVHRQQQRLERDGIKLPYSTLSDGFAKTAALITPIYRALVTEVLNADYLQADETVCLEVT
- the tnpB gene encoding IS66 family insertion sequence element accessory protein TnpB (TnpB, as the term is used for proteins encoded by IS66 family insertion elements, is considered an accessory protein, since TnpC, encoded by a neighboring gene, is a DDE family transposase.); this encodes MLALSSSCRYFLYTRPIMISNSFYKLAAIVNQQMHLDPLTGDVYIFFNRRATHIKLLQWQQDGFAIYYKRLEKGTFEIPKPGGVQSSLTSTQLMLILQGIQMDKVQYRRRYFRQSADH
- the tnpA gene encoding IS66 family insertion sequence element accessory protein TnpA — translated: MQPSNNSTIRSFTISEKKNIAMQWSQSNVKMQVFCDNHGITVSMLKNWRKQFATPAKVPRRKHFIQLTPSKASIPDIALPFAEVVSLSGNRIIFHSAVNTDMLKELLNSK
- the istB gene encoding IS21-like element helper ATPase IstB codes for the protein MNTAQTLQQMQSLRLQGMFQAYQTQLDLPMNQQLEGHDMIAHLVQSEEQNRLNEKTAYYLKLAKLRLPATIEQIDCSPRRNLSKQQLALLSEGRYLQQGENVLITGATGCGKSHLACALGHQACLQGYKTTYLNMNRLIEKVTLSKLDGSYIKLLNHLERQTLIVLDDFGLTPMTQEIRLTLLQLLEDRYGKKSIIVTSQLPVSKWHEYINDPTLADAILDRMTANAHRIELKGDSMRRKKASENQ
- a CDS encoding DEAD/DEAH box helicase — translated: MVDFKKKLGKKEPEKKTDPIEIYKNLDRSSITGPLRPGQEKILSTWYQSHVNDKDLIIKLHTGEGKTLIGLLILLSKLNNGLGPALYVCPNVYLVQQACAEAAKFGIPFCVIGDDGVPAEFLDGQRILITHIQKLFNGKSIFGIGNNYTPIKNIILDDSHACIDAIKSSFTITLKRGSNKAYEKFTALFDEDVNKQGEGRWLEIKDGDNDSIMPIPYWAWIERKDEVLSILNEFKELDEVKFVWPIIRDRIADCQAFITGSQIEISPYFVPLHEFNSFNKAEQRILMSATTQDDSFFIKGLGFDVDAIRNPLTNGGSLWSGEKMILLPYLINEEFTRTRIINAVAPPNDSRKVGFVSLVPSFQKSDHYRDLGAKVASTKSIFEDVKLLKSGSARETLVIANRYDGIDLPDDACRLLIIDSLPISTSLLDRYEEMCRVNSELINIKVAQKIEQGLGRSVRGEKDFSVILLIGPDLVKFVRTSRTSKLFSTQTRKQIEIGLEISDEASKEFDENNMMKVVNDLIKQCLSRDEGWKEFYIEEMNKIKTDPPKENLYHILKLERDAEFAFYMKRPDKACEIMQKIVDNFSDNDQREERGWYLQQLARYKYFVSKTDSAKLQESAFSNNTSLMKPLNGIAYKKMEYISGERLKRIKDWFKQYVSYEEVSLAVQNILDNFSFGQPAEVFERALDELGKMLGFVCQRPDQTIGKGPDNLWGGVMDKFILFECKSEVKAERESITKHEAGQMNSHCGWFKKEYGDEVQVTNIMVIDTKDLSYYGDFTHPVVIMRKGMLNKFKRNIKSYILEFHKYSIHELDDDTIQGFLMHHQLLPDNMVSYTEKFKHLSSNPR
- the tnpA gene encoding IS66 family insertion sequence element accessory protein TnpA, with the translated sequence MQPTNNSTIRSFTISEKKNIAMQWSQSNVKMQVFCDNHGITVSMLKNWRKQFATPAKVPRRKHFIQLTPSKASIPDIALPFAEMVSLSGNRIIFHSAVNTDMLKELLNSK
- the tnpB gene encoding IS66 family insertion sequence element accessory protein TnpB (TnpB, as the term is used for proteins encoded by IS66 family insertion elements, is considered an accessory protein, since TnpC, encoded by a neighboring gene, is a DDE family transposase.) — encoded protein: MLALSSSCRYFLYTQPIMISSSFYKLAAIVNQQMHLDPLTGDVYIFFNRRATHIKLLQWQQDGFAIYYKRLEKGTFEIPKPGGVQPSLTSTQLMLILQGIQMDKIQYRRRYFRQSADH